A single genomic interval of Celeribacter indicus harbors:
- a CDS encoding FMN-binding negative transcriptional regulator, giving the protein MYRPNRSAIDDPSLLRHAMSEIGFGALVTPHGEGIGITHLPWIVREAEGRTVLEGHVARANGHWRLAGMQSVVIFQGPQAYVSPSFYPSKAEHGKVVPTWAYITVHAHGVFEAFNGGEELHAHLTALTDLHEVGRAEPWAVSDAPVPYLAALKRGIVGLRFVPTRVEGKWKVNQHRSAEDRRGTYEGLMGAGEQGVDLAQALASFPETE; this is encoded by the coding sequence ATGTACCGACCGAACAGATCCGCCATCGACGACCCGTCCCTCCTGCGCCATGCGATGTCCGAAATCGGATTCGGCGCGCTGGTGACCCCGCACGGAGAGGGGATCGGGATCACGCACCTGCCCTGGATCGTCCGCGAGGCGGAGGGCCGGACCGTGCTCGAAGGCCATGTCGCGCGCGCGAACGGGCACTGGCGGCTCGCCGGGATGCAGAGCGTCGTGATCTTTCAGGGACCGCAGGCCTATGTCTCCCCGTCCTTCTACCCGTCGAAGGCGGAGCACGGAAAGGTGGTGCCGACATGGGCCTATATCACCGTGCACGCCCATGGCGTCTTCGAGGCGTTCAACGGCGGCGAGGAGCTTCATGCCCACCTCACCGCGCTGACCGACCTGCACGAGGTCGGGCGGGCCGAGCCCTGGGCGGTGTCGGACGCGCCGGTGCCCTATCTCGCAGCGCTCAAGCGCGGGATCGTTGGGCTGCGCTTCGTGCCCACGCGGGTCGAGGGCAAGTGGAAGGTGAACCAGCACCGCAGCGCGGAGGACCGGCGCGGCACCTACGAGGGGCTGATGGGCGCGGGTGAGCAGGGCGTGGACCTCGCGCAGGCGCTGGCGAGCTTCCCGGAGACGGAGTGA
- a CDS encoding transporter substrate-binding domain-containing protein, whose product MKKLILTAAALAFTSGAALAQDVVRLGTEGAYPPYNYIDDNGEVAGFERALGDELCTRAELTCEWVTNDWDSIIPNLLSGNYDAIIAGMSITEERAQKVDFSENYTPPSYSSYAATSEDVDLETGVIAAQTSTIQSQYVVDTGATLLEFPSFEDSLAAMLSGEADAVFADKDTIVPVVEEGTAIFVGEDVPLSVGIGMAFRKSDPELRETFDAAIVSMKEDGTLNEMIREYLGEDSPVFE is encoded by the coding sequence ATGAAGAAACTGATCCTGACCGCCGCCGCCCTGGCGTTCACCTCGGGCGCCGCGCTGGCGCAAGACGTCGTGCGCCTGGGAACCGAGGGCGCCTATCCTCCGTACAACTACATCGACGACAACGGCGAGGTCGCGGGCTTCGAGCGCGCCCTGGGCGACGAGCTCTGCACGCGGGCCGAACTGACCTGCGAATGGGTCACGAACGACTGGGACAGCATCATCCCGAACCTGCTGTCGGGCAATTACGATGCGATCATCGCGGGCATGTCGATCACCGAGGAACGTGCCCAAAAGGTCGATTTCTCCGAAAATTACACGCCGCCCTCCTATTCCTCCTACGCGGCGACCTCCGAGGATGTCGATCTCGAGACCGGGGTGATCGCGGCGCAGACCTCCACGATCCAGTCGCAATACGTGGTCGACACCGGCGCGACGCTGCTGGAATTCCCGAGCTTCGAGGACAGCCTTGCCGCCATGCTCTCGGGCGAGGCCGACGCGGTCTTCGCCGACAAGGACACGATCGTGCCCGTGGTCGAGGAAGGCACCGCGATCTTCGTGGGCGAGGATGTCCCGCTCTCCGTCGGCATCGGCATGGCCTTCCGCAAGTCCGACCCGGAGCTGCGCGAGACCTTCGACGCCGCCATCGTCTCGATGAAGGAAGACGGCACGCTCAACGAGATGATCAGGGAATATCTGGGCGAGGACAGCCCGGTTTTCGAATGA
- the ppk2 gene encoding polyphosphate kinase 2: MSFDKEAQDWLEAELADTLDEEWEIELEDSILSREIKKIYHREHPDMLPRHIYFRELLRLQAELIKFHEWVQATGEKVVVLFEGRDSAGKGGVIKRITQRLNPRIVRVVALPAPSDREKSQWYFQRYVPHLPAAGEIVLFDRSWYNRSGVERVMGFASEDEVEQFFQDVPDFERMLVRSGVKVVKYWFSITDEEQQMRFLMRIHDPMKQWKLSPMDLQSRIRWEDYTKAKEDTFFRTNIPEAPWYIVEGNDKKRARLNCIDHLLSLFDYHEIPHEEVHLPERVYNKDYERAVLPPELYVPQKY, translated from the coding sequence ATGAGCTTTGACAAGGAGGCCCAGGACTGGCTTGAGGCGGAACTCGCCGACACGCTGGACGAGGAGTGGGAAATCGAGCTCGAGGATTCGATCCTGTCGCGCGAGATCAAGAAGATCTACCACCGCGAACATCCCGACATGCTGCCGCGCCACATCTATTTCCGCGAGCTGCTGAGGCTCCAGGCCGAGCTGATCAAGTTCCACGAATGGGTGCAGGCGACCGGCGAGAAGGTCGTGGTGCTGTTCGAGGGGCGCGACTCGGCGGGCAAGGGCGGCGTGATCAAGCGCATCACCCAGCGCCTCAACCCGCGCATCGTGCGCGTGGTGGCGCTGCCCGCCCCGTCCGACCGCGAAAAGAGCCAGTGGTATTTCCAGCGCTACGTGCCGCATCTTCCCGCGGCGGGCGAGATCGTGCTCTTCGACCGGTCATGGTACAACCGTTCGGGCGTCGAGCGCGTGATGGGCTTCGCCTCGGAGGACGAGGTCGAGCAGTTCTTCCAGGACGTGCCCGACTTCGAGCGGATGCTGGTGCGCTCGGGCGTCAAGGTCGTGAAATACTGGTTCTCGATCACCGACGAGGAACAGCAGATGCGCTTTCTCATGCGCATCCACGATCCGATGAAACAGTGGAAGCTCTCGCCCATGGACCTGCAATCGCGGATCCGCTGGGAGGATTACACCAAGGCGAAGGAAGACACCTTCTTCCGCACCAACATTCCCGAGGCGCCGTGGTACATCGTCGAGGGCAACGACAAGAAGCGCGCGCGGCTCAATTGCATCGACCATCTCCTGTCGCTTTTCGACTATCACGAGATCCCGCATGAGGAGGTCCACCTGCCCGAACGGGTCTACAACAAGGATTACGAGCGCGCCGTGCTGCCGCCCGAGCTCTACGTGCCGCAGAAATACTGA
- a CDS encoding ABC transporter ATP-binding protein: protein MLTNGSNSGAGAPRGEDTPVIEIRDLHKSYGDLEVLKGVSMTAPRGHVTSLIGSSGSGKSTLLRCANLLEDSQSGEILFEGEPIRWQGTGLHRRPADRRQVRRIRTNLSMVFQQFNLWAHLTVLENVMEAPVTVLGRPRAEVEARARHYLDKVGIGDKWDAYPAQMSGGQQQRAAIARALCMEPRALLFDEPTSALDPELEQEVIRVIRALAAEGRTMIIVTHDMRMAADISDHVLFLHQGLIEEEGPPSRLFGAPKSDRLKQFLSATVPA from the coding sequence ATGTTGACCAATGGCTCAAATTCCGGCGCCGGGGCGCCGCGGGGTGAGGACACGCCGGTCATCGAGATCCGGGATCTTCACAAATCCTATGGCGATCTCGAGGTGCTCAAGGGCGTTTCAATGACGGCCCCCCGCGGGCATGTCACCTCGCTCATCGGCTCGTCGGGCTCGGGAAAATCCACGCTGCTGCGCTGTGCGAACCTCCTCGAGGACAGCCAGTCGGGCGAGATCCTCTTCGAGGGCGAGCCGATCCGCTGGCAGGGCACGGGGCTGCACCGCCGCCCCGCCGACCGCCGTCAGGTGCGCCGCATCCGCACCAACCTGTCGATGGTCTTCCAGCAGTTCAACCTCTGGGCCCACCTGACCGTGCTCGAGAATGTCATGGAGGCGCCCGTCACCGTGCTGGGCCGCCCGCGCGCCGAGGTCGAGGCACGGGCGCGGCACTATCTCGACAAGGTCGGCATCGGCGACAAATGGGACGCCTATCCCGCGCAGATGTCCGGCGGACAGCAGCAGCGCGCCGCCATCGCCCGCGCGCTCTGCATGGAGCCGCGCGCGCTCCTGTTCGACGAACCGACCTCCGCGCTCGATCCCGAGCTCGAACAGGAGGTGATCCGGGTGATCCGCGCGCTGGCCGCGGAAGGCCGCACCATGATCATCGTGACCCATGACATGCGCATGGCCGCGGATATCTCGGACCATGTCCTCTTTCTCCACCAGGGCCTGATCGAGGAGGAGGGGCCTCCGTCCCGGCTCTTCGGCGCGCCGAAATCCGACCGCCTGAAACAGTTCCTCAGCGCGACTGTTCCGGCCTGA
- a CDS encoding TerB family tellurite resistance protein, whose amino-acid sequence MFGDFLKSLLQPEPPQLADRDARLALAALLVRVARSDNHYARSEAERIEKILMRRYGLSPFEAANLRGEAETLEAEAPDTVRFTRAIKDAVPYEERTGVIEGLWSVVLADGVRDHEEDALLRLVANLLGVNDRDSALARRRVEEAQS is encoded by the coding sequence ATGTTCGGTGACTTTCTCAAATCCCTGCTGCAACCCGAGCCGCCGCAACTGGCGGACCGGGACGCGCGTCTCGCGCTTGCGGCCCTGCTCGTGCGCGTGGCGCGCTCCGACAACCATTACGCCCGTTCGGAGGCCGAACGGATCGAAAAGATCCTGATGCGCCGCTACGGACTGTCTCCCTTCGAGGCGGCCAATCTGCGCGGCGAGGCCGAGACGCTCGAGGCGGAGGCGCCCGACACGGTGCGCTTCACCCGTGCGATCAAGGACGCGGTGCCCTACGAGGAGCGCACCGGCGTGATCGAGGGACTGTGGTCCGTCGTCCTGGCCGATGGCGTGCGCGACCACGAGGAGGATGCGCTCCTGCGGCTCGTCGCCAACCTGCTCGGCGTGAACGACCGCGACAGCGCCCTCGCGCGCAGGCGCGTCGAGGAGGCGCAGTCCTGA